Part of the Jatrophihabitans sp. GAS493 genome, CGGCGATGGCACCGAAGGAGTCGAGGAGATTGCCCTGGGTGATCCAGATGTCGGTGCGGGTCGCCAGCTCGGAGATCCCACCGGCATCGACTCCCCGGACGGCGAATCGCCGGTCGGATTCGCGAGTGCAGCCGGCGACGGTCACCAGTTCGACATCGTGCTCGGCCGATAGCGCCCCGGCGATGTTCCAGGCCCGGATCGCCGGTCCAGCCATCCGCTGGCCGAGGACGTCGGCGGTGGCGACGACGACGCGCTGCCGGGCTCCTCCGCTTGGGCCGGGCTCGCTCCGCTGGGTCGAATCAGGCACAGGAAACCCTAGCCCACCGGTCATCGTCAGGACCCGAAGACGCGACGGAGGCGGGCCAGCGTTCGGCCCGCGACCAGACCCAGGCCGCCCTCGTGGCGCAGGGTGGAGGCTCGCATCAGTTGACGCCCGAGCGCGCTGGTCGGGATCACCGGCTGTCGGGCCAGCCGGCGCAGATCTCCGTCGGCGTCGGCCGCGCGCTTGGCTTCGGCGCAGAAGCGCACCAGTGGGGCCAGCGCGACCGGCCAGGTGAAGCGCTCGCGCATCGCGACCGCGTTGGCGGCGGCGGTGGCGGCGAACTCGGGGTCGTAGAGCACTCGGCTGATGGCGTCCGCGAGACCCGCGACGTCACCGGCCTCGACCCGCACCCCGAGTTCGGCGGTGGCGACCAGCTCTCCGAAACTGTCGCCGCCGGTCGAGACGATCGGCAGACCGGCCCAGAGGTAGTCGAGGATCCGGGTGCGGAAGGAGAAGGAGGTCTCCACGTGCATCAGGTGAGTGCTCACGCCGGCGTCGGCGTCGAGCAGGAAGTTGGCCCGCTCGTCGTAGGGCACCCACCCTTCGTTGAAGAAGACGTGCCGGTCGGTGAGGCCGAGGGAATCGGAGAGCTCGCGCGCATCCCAGGCCATCTGCATCTGCGGCACCCCCGGATTCGGATGCTTCATACCGAGGAAGAAGAGGCGTACATCCGCATGCTGGTGACTCACCTGCTGGACCGCCCGGATGAGGGTGAGCGGGTCGAACCAGTTGTAGACACCGCCGGCCCAGAGCAGCACCTTGTCGTGCTCGCCGATCCCGGCAACCCCCCGGATTCCGGGTCCGGTGCGCGCCGGTGGCTCCTCGGCCAGCCCGAACGGGCAGATCGCGAGGAGCGATTCCAGGGTGGCGTCCCGGTCGTAGTTGGCCGGGTTGATCCGCCCCATGGCCGCCAGCTGCCCGAGCCAGAGGTGCCGCTGCTGCTCGCTGGCGCAGAGGAAGAAGTCGCCCCGGACGAGCTGATCGTTGAAGATCCGGGTTGTCAGGTCCAGCGCGGCGGTGCGCGCCAGCCGGGGCAGCTCAGCCGTCTGCTCCAGTTGCTCGAACTGCATCGGGTCGTAGAGGTCGATGACGAGGATCTGCTCCGAACGCAGCAGCCAGGGCGCGTCACGGGTTACGAAGCCCTGGACGATGAGGATCTCAGCCTCGGCCACCCCGGCCTGCAGCTCGTCCCAGCCGAACCTTCGGCAGCGGAACTCGGCCCGCTCGATCTCGCAGGTGGAGGTGGAGACGAGCGTCACGTCGTGTCCCTCGGCGGCGAGAACGGCCGCCACGTTCACCGCCCGGATCGCCGGGCCGGCCATCGTCGCGGTGAGCACATCGGAGGTGATGATGGCGATGCGTCGTCCTACGGTCACGCCTGAAACCCTAGTATCTAAAGGCGTGCCATCCCCCACAGATTCGCTGACCGACCTGGAACTTGCCGCGGAGTTGGTCCGCGAGGCCGGCGCTCTGGCCGCGCAGATGCGTCGTGAGGGACTGGTCACCGAACACAAGACCTCCATCTCCGACGTCGTCTCGGCCGCCGATATCGCCGCTGAGAAGCTCGTGGTGAAGCGCTTGCGCGATGAACGCCCGCAGGACGGCATCGTCGGCGAGGAGGGGGCCAACCACCCGGGTGAGCGGACCTGGTTCATCGACCCGGTGGACGGAACGTACAACTTTTTATGGGGTCTTCCGTACTGGTGCTCGGCGCTGGCGCTGGCGGACTCCGGCGATGCGCTGCTCGGCGCGGTCTATCACCCGACCGCCGATGAACTGTGGCTGGGCGGCGTGGATCATCCGACGACGCTGAACGGGCAGCCGTTGCCCAAGTTGCGCAACCAGCCGCTGGCGGCGATCTCGGTGGCCAGTTACATCCACCCCGAGACCCTGCCCAACGACCGCACCCGGCTGCCGCTGCTGCGAGCCATCGGCGGCGCGGCGACGATGCGTTCGCTCGGCTCAGGCTCGGTGGAACTGGCGTCGGTGGCCGCTGGGCGCCTTGGGGCCTGGGTCCAGCACGACTCGAAGGACTGGGACTGGCTGCCCGGCGTGGCGTTGGTTCAGGCGGCCGGCGGGGCGACGAACGTCGTGGAACTGGACGGGCACCGCTGGCACATCGCCGGGTCCCGGCAGGCCGTGGACGAGATCACCGGCCTGATTCTGGGTTGAGCCGCTCGCTCCCGGCATCGCCGTCAGCATCGTCGTGAGCATCGTCGTAAGCACCGCCGTCTTGGGCCGGCTCATCTTCGCTGCTCTCGAATTCGCCGGTGTCGAATTCGCCGCTCTCGGCGTCGGGGTCGAGTTCAACGGCGCGCGCCTGCTTCTTCTCCAGCCTGGTCTGGATGTTCTCCTCGATCGTCGCCGCGAACATGGCCCGGGGCCGGGCGAGCAGTACGAATGAGACCGGGATGGAGAGCACGGCGGCGATGAGCGCGCCGAGTAGCCCCTTCACACCGACTAGCCAGAGCAGACCGAAGAGCACGGCGAAGATCAGCACCCGAAGCAGGGTGTAGAGCCACATCGCTCCCAGGCGCTTCACCGGTGCGTCACGCCCAGATGGCCTGCGGCGCGGCGCGGCGCTCGGCCAGCGACACCGGCCCGTCGTATTCGCGGATGACCTCGTAGCGGGTGTTGCGCTCCTTGGGCGTGAAACCCGCGTCACGGATGAGGTCGAGCAGGTCGTCGCGGGTGAGCTTGTCGGGCGTGCCGAAGTTGTCGGCGTCGTGGGTGATCTTGTACTCGACCACCGAACCGTCCATGTCATCGGCGCCGTAGTTCAGAGCCAGCTGCGACGTGGAGAGGCCGTGCATCACCCAGAAAACCTTGACGTGCGGGAAGTTGTCGAGCATCAGCCGGGAGACGGCGAACGTCTTCAGCACGTCGGCCGGCTGGGCCATCGACAGGTGGCTGAGGCGGTTGTTGTCATTGTGGAAGCGCAACGGGATGAAGACCTGGAAGCCGCCGGTCTCATCCTGCAGTTCGCGCAGCCGCAGCACGTGGTCGACCCGGTGCCGGGGCTCCTCGATGTGGCCGTAGAGCATCGTGGCCGGCGTCTTCAAACCCTTTTGGTGGGCCAGACGGTGAATGCGCGACCAGTCTTCCCAGTGCGTGTTGTGGTCGACGACCTGTTTGCGCACCTCCCAGTCGAAGATCTCCGCGCCGCCACCGGTGAGCGACTCCAGACCGGCGTCGATGAGTTCGTCGAGGATCTCGTCGGCACTCAGGCCCGAGATCGACTCGAAGTAGTGCACCTCGGTGGCGGTGAAGGCCTTCAGCGCGACGTCCGGCAGCGCGGCCTTCAGCTCCCGAAGCACCCGCGGGTAGTACTTCCACGGCAGCGTCGGGTGCAGCCCGTTGACGATGTGCAGTTCGGTGAGCCCGTCGCCCTGCATGGCGACGGCCTTCTCGACGGCCTCCTCGACGCGCATCGTGTAGGCGTCCTTCTGCCCGGGCTTGCGCTCGAAGCTGCAGTAGGCGCAGGAGGCGGTACAGACGTTGGTGAGATTCAGATGGCGGTTGACGTTGAAGAAGGTGACGTCACCGTTCTTCTGCTGCCGTACCTGGTGGGCTAATCCACCTAGCCACGCCAGATCATCGCTGTCGTAGAGGTCCTCGCCGTCCTGCCGGGTGAGTCGCTCGCCGTTGTTCACCTTGTCGGTGAGTTCATCCTTGCGCAGTTGCGTCATCGCCATGGGTCGAGGGTACGCGACCGGCGAAAGCCGGCCCCGGGGCGACGAGACCGCTGAGAGCCCCGTCGCTCCCGCGAATCTAGGCCGCGACCAGCGGCGTGACCTGGAGCGCACAGGCCCGAAGCACGAAGGGCGCGGCGAGTGACGTCTGCTGGTTGGGCGGCGTCACCTTGATGGTGTCTGAGAGGGGTGCGTTGCAGGACGTGGCGTCGGTCAACTTCGAGGTTGCGGCAGCGTTCGGAGCCAGAAGAACCGGGGCATCGACGGCACCCGAACCCTCGGACTTCGTTCCGATCTGAGATCCGGCCGCATAAGGTGAGACATCCGGGAAGCCGACGAGCGAGCAGGTCGAGGTCGAGACGTTCGTGAGCGTGATCGCCGCGAAGACCTGCTGACCACCGCCGCCGAGGTCATCCACCGAGAGCTTCAGCGCCGAAGTCGCGCAGGCCGCCGCTACCGGGGCACTCGGGGTGGCGGGCACATCGGTCGGCGAAACGGTTGAGGTGGGCGTACCAGGGGACGTGGGCGAACCGGTGGCGGTCGCCGGCGCAGACGCGGTGGCCGTGGCCGTCGGGCTGTTCACGATCGAGGTCGCCGAGAGGTCGTCCGAGGAGGATTCTCCGGCCCCGGCGGTCGAGGTCGCGTCCGCGCACCCCACGGCGCCGACCAGTACGATGCTCAGCGCGGCCAGCGTAGGCAGGAGCCGGCGGCGGGCGGCGTTCATCAGTCTCATGTGGCTGTCCACTTCACTAGTTGATTCGCAGATCGGTCGACCACGGCATGCTCGACAGCGATGAGCGTGGATCCGAGCTCAGCTGGGACCACAGGCTCCTCCAGGCCGAGACGCCGGGCATTGAGTAACAGCTTCCACCGGCCTGGGCGCAGGCTGTGAGCTCGGTGAGGACGCCGCCGAAGGAGACCTTCGGGTGGCCGCCGACCACACCGGTCAGCGAGATATACTTCCATTGCGCCGCCATCGTGGTGTTGTAGATCTGCGGCAGGGCACGCATCCTGGTCGGGCTGAGGCCGCCGCTCATCTGATACAACCCAGCCGCGGTCCAGCCGTTGTTGCACTTGCCGTTGATCACGGTCCAGTTGCAGCCGTCCGCAGACCCATTGAAGACGAATGGTGCACTTCCACCGGCGAGGAATCCCTGCACCCAGGCCAGCGAGTTGGCCGGCGTGCCCCGAAACCCGGGTTCGATGTCATCGGCCCCGGCGATGGTCAACCGGCTGTAGCCGGCGGCGTGCGCCGCGACCGGGGCGATGACCTTCTGAGCCCACTCGACGCCCATGGCGTAGCTGACCGAGACATCGTTGTTCGTGCCGATCGCGATCGTCGCCGGTGCCGAATACTGCTGGGCGCTGGCGTACCCGTCGACGTACGCATTCATCGCGGTGACCAATTGGGCGTAGGTCACGCGGATGCTGGTAGCTGAGAGGCCGACAATGCCGCCTCCGCGTTGGCCGCCGATGTCTAGGAGAGTTGTGTACTCGTGGCCGCCCGGATTGTGCTGCGCATCAGTTATTCCGGCGGCCTGCCAGAATGCCACGTCCGACGCAGAACCGGTGAGATTGCGTACGTATCGACTGGTCGAGACCGGTGGCGAGGTGGTCTGAACCGGCGGCAGCGCGTTCACACAGGCCAGTAGTTTGTTGGGTGCTCCCGGTCCCACATTGATGGCGTAAACACAGACGTTCGGCAGGCCCGTCACCGCGATGATCCCGTTGAAGCCATGGGCGGCACTGAAACCTGGGAACGTCACGGCAAGATCAGGTCGGCTGACGTTGGCCACCAGAGCCTTACCGACGGGTCCGGCGTAAGCGGCGATTGTCAACGGAGTGTCGGCGTTGGGGTCGATCGCCCATCCGGTGACCTGGATTCCGCCAGTTACCTGGCGAACGGAATCGACCGACCCGAACGGGAGGTCCGAAAGCACGACACGAATGCACCTGATCTGCACAGGCTTATAGATCGGATTGAGCGGTATTGCATACGCACAGACGTTGTAGGTACCGGCGGTTGCTGGCACGGTCGCACTGAACCCGTGCATTGACCCAACGTTGAAGGCCGAGGCGACGTCCGGTCGCGCTGCTCCGGTGGTAAGTCTCCGACCGCTGCTGTTGACGTAAATGTCGACGTGGGTAGCCGCATCAGAACTGAAGTCGTACGCCCAGCCGGAGACGTAGATGCCGCCTGGCGTCATCCTTGCAATATCAAGCGAAGCTCGCCCGAAGGGCACTACGACCGTCTGACAGGTGAGCGTGGTATGAGCAGCTGGATTTCGGACGCCGATGGCGTACGCGCAGACGGAGTAGGTGCCGGGCGTCGCGGCAAAGGTGGCCCCGAACCCGTGGGCACCGGCGATCCGAAACGCCGCATTCACATCGGCGCGGAGATTGTTGGCCGTAATGCGATGCCCTGCACCGTTGATGTAGACGTCCACGAATATCGACGAGGAGGGCGCCGCCGGATCGAAGGCCCAGCCGCCTATGCGGATTCCGTTGCCCTGCCCGGCGTCAAGGACGTCAACACGTCCCGCCGGAACTGAAGCCGCTGAGGCCGGCGTGGCCAGCACTGCGGTGAGGCCGGCAATGAGCAACACGATGCAGGTGCCGATGGACAGACGGCGACCTAGTCGCCAATTCTTGGTGTTCAGGGGGATTGCCTCGCAGATCTGTTTAAAATTCGAACCTGGCCGCCGCGGCGCGTGGCCGAGCGGCGGTGCTCCTGGTGCTCGTGTGACTAAAGTGAATTGTGATCCCTACTGGTACGTACGGCAAACCGAAGAGTCGGCGTCTGACCCCGTAGCCAGGTTGCGGCTGGATTAAGTATCCGTACTTCGACCCGAAGTCGGCAAAACCGGGAGGTTCGTTCGATAGCTGAGCGACGCCAGGCGATGACCCACAGCGAGGCCCAACCTCCTACCCATCGGCGCTCGGACCAGCGATCTGAGCGCACATGTCGCTTCATTTCACCTCGCGCCAAGCACGCGAGCGTCGATCTCAAACCGCCGATCGCGCGGCCTGGGGTCAGGTCCGCTCACGCGCGGTCCCGCACACGGAATGAGCTGCCGACGGCGCGGGGGCCTACGCCTTGTCGACGCCGGACTTGGCCAACCGCCGAGCCTTGGCGACCCCGAAGTTCACCATCCCGCGAACCCCGCCCTCGCTGTACCGCTGGCGGGCGTAATGGAGGTTGCGAGCCACAGGACCTGCGGAACTCAGCGACGGCGATCGGGTGAGCCCCCGTCGTTTGGCTGCAACAATCCCGAAGTCCGCTGCACGACTGGCTTGACGGCAGAACTGTACGAGCGGTGCGAGCGTGCGGTCCCAGTGGAAGTTCACCCGCACGCGAGCCACATTTGCTCGGCAGGCAGCCACAAACTCCTCGTCGAAGAGCGCCCGTTCCAGCGCCTCCGCCAAGCCGTCTACGTCTCGCTCGTCCACAGCGACACCGAGACCTTCGGCCACAATCATCCGCCCGAAGGCATCGCCACCCGTAGCCACCATCGGCAGGCCAGCCCAGAGGTAGTCGAGCATTCGGGTGCGGAATGAGAAGGTCGTCTCGACGTGCAACATGTGCGTACTGACGCCCACATCAGCTTCCAGAAGGTAGTTCTGGCGGTCGTCGTAATCGACCCAGTCCTCATTGAAGAATACAAACTTCCCGGTCAGACCCAAATCATCCGAGAGCGTGCGGGCGTCCCAGGCCATGCTCATCTCCGGCACGTTCGGGTTCGGGTGCTTCATCCCGAGGAAGAAGAGCCGGACGTCGGCGTGCTCGTGTCGAAGCCGATCGACGGCCTTGATGAGGGTGATTGGGTCGAACCAGTTGTAGACCCCACCCGCCCAGATGATGACCTTGTCGGTAACCGAGATCCCGGGCACCACGCCGCGCAGCGCCGGGCGCGTATGAATCGGGTCGGTGGCCGATAGCCCGAACGGGCAGACCGCTAGCAGCGACGCAAGACTCGAGTCACGGTCGTAATTGCGTGGATTCAGACGTCCGACTCCAGCAAGCTGCCCCAGCCAGAAGTGCCTCTGCTCCTCGCTTGCGCACATGAAGAAGTCACCTCGCGCAAGATCGCGATTGATAACGTTCGTGGTTCCCTCGATCACCGCATCACGATCACCCGGCTCGTTCTTGGTTTGTTCGAGCTGCTCTAGATGCATCGGGTCGTAGATGTCCACGACAAGGACCTTGTCGGTATCCGCAATCCACGGTGCCACGGCGACGACAAAGCCCTGATAGACGACGATGTCGCACCAGTCGACGATCTGGCGGAGCTGCATATCATTCGCGAAGAGGCACTCGATTCCTTCGCGAGTCAGATCGCAGCGGGTCGTCGACACCAGCTTTACGTCGTTCTCGTGAGACAGCTCCTCCGCGATGTGAAGCGCGCGAATCGCCGGGCCGGCCATCCGATCAGCCAGGGTGTCCGCCGTCACGATGGCGACCCGCCGACGGCGGGCCCACATGTCGTTGAGACCGAAGATCTCAGTCGCGGCCAGCCAGCGTCGGTGGAAGCCGGGCAGCCCATAGGTGGATTGCAACAACCCGCTCACCAGACCCGGAATGGCCATGTCGCTAACCACTCGTCGGCTCTGGATCTCAACGCGCTCGGCCTCGATCTCCTCAAGATTGGTGGCGAGGTAGTCGATCGCGTGTACGGCGCTCATGGTGAGCTTGTTGACCGAGAGGTTCGGCTCGTCATCGCCTACCGGATTGACCTCAAGATCCAGGGCGGAGTTGTCCTCACCCCCGAGCAGCATCGCATTGTGCAGGGTCATCAACAGCGCCGGCGCGAGGGCCCGTTCAAGCCCTGGGCCATCCAGGTTCTTGTAAACCATGAGCAGTCCATTGCGCTCCAACAGGTAGCGCTCACGATAGTTCGCAAACTTCGCGATTGCCGCATGGTGCTTGTGGTAGACGAGCGAGGTGGGTACATACCGAACTCGATAACCGAGCATATTCAGGCGCCAGCCCAGATCTACGTCCTCGAAGAACATGAAGAAGCGTTCATCGAAGCCACCGACCTCACGAAAGACCGATGTCCGGAAAACGGTCGCCGAGCCAGTCGAGAAGAGCACATCCCGCGGGGTGTTGTACGCCTGCGAGTCCGGCTCCTCCGCCTCCAGCTTGTAACCCTGACCAAGGAAGTTGACGTTCCCGCCCACGTAGTCGACGTGGGTTCCGTCCCAGTCCAGAACCTTGCACGCGACAGCACCGACCGTCTGGTCCAGGGAGAGGGTCCGCACCGCCTCGCTTAACCAGTCGCGATCGGGTTTGGCGTCACTGTTAATCAGCGCGACGAACTCACCGGACGCATGCTTGATGCCGAGATTGCAGCCGCCGGCGAATCCGGTGTTCTTCTCAGACTCGATGAGCAGAATGTCCGGGTGCGCCGAACGAATCAGCGGCACGCTGTCATCGCCGGAGTTGTTATCCACGACGATGACTTCGAGCCGTTCCGTCGGCCAATTGAGGTCGCCCAGACGGCTAAGGCACTCGTTCGTGTCCGCCGGACCGCGATAATTCACGATGACGACGGAGACCACGCCCGTGCGAACGGCGGGGGACGACGAGGCCGGAATGCTCATAATGTCTGCTTTGGTCCTTCGTATCGGGGCTGCTGCCAATGGCCGCCCAACTCAACCAGACCGCCGGATTCGTGCGGTGCGCGCATGAGGACGTCGAATCGCTTCGCGCCGCGGAGAAAGTCATAGGTGTGCGTCGTTGTGTAGTCGGCGACCGAGACGTTCAGGTCGAAGGTCCCCGCTTGCAATCGCAACGAATCGAAGACCAGGTCCACATAGCCTTCGCCCTCAAGCCTATCCGGCACCATATTGCCGTCGCGACTGTGGTGGGCCCACACGTAGACGCCCTCGAGTGTCTCGATGGAAAATCCGAAGACCGGCTTGTCGATCGGCTCTGTCGTTGAGAAATGAGTTCGCAGGGTCACTTTGTCCCCCGGGTAGAATCGAGTAGTCGCGCGACCCTCTGCGTCGAGTAGTTCGGTGTTGGTAAGAACCACCTCGCCACTGCCCCAGCGCGTCGCACCCGTCTCGAGTTCGACGCGTTCTTCATGGCCGTCATCGACGTACTTGTCGACGATCGCGCCGGCGTCTCCGACGTCCAGCAACCGGCCATGCTCGAGCCAGGCGACCTTGTCACAGAGAGTGCGCATCGAACCCATCGCGTGGCTCACGATGACAACCGTCTTTCCGGCCCGGCGAAATTCGGCGAACTTCTCCATACATTTCTCTTGGAACATTTGATCGCCGACGGCCAATACCTCATCGACCAACAAAACGTCCGGATCAATGTTGATCGCGACCGAGAACCCAAGACGGACATACATGCCCGAGGAGTAGTTCTTGACTGGTTGATCGATGAAGGTCTCAATTCCGGCGAAATCGACGATCGCGTCGAACTTGCGTTCGATCTCGGACTTCCGCATACCGAGGATTGCGCCGTTGAGATAGACGTTCTCTCGTCCGGACATCTCGGGATGGAACCCGGATCCGAGTTCCAGCAACGCCGCCAGACTCCCGACCGAACGGATTGATCCGGTGTCGGGAGTGAGGATCTTCGCTATGCACTTCAGTAGCGTGGATTTACCAGACCCGTTCTCCCCGACCAGGCCGAAGGTCGAACCTGTCGGTATCTCGAACGAAACATCCTTCAGCGCCCAGAACTC contains:
- a CDS encoding glycosyltransferase family 4 protein, whose amino-acid sequence is MTVGRRIAIITSDVLTATMAGPAIRAVNVAAVLAAEGHDVTLVSTSTCEIERAEFRCRRFGWDELQAGVAEAEILIVQGFVTRDAPWLLRSEQILVIDLYDPMQFEQLEQTAELPRLARTAALDLTTRIFNDQLVRGDFFLCASEQQRHLWLGQLAAMGRINPANYDRDATLESLLAICPFGLAEEPPARTGPGIRGVAGIGEHDKVLLWAGGVYNWFDPLTLIRAVQQVSHQHADVRLFFLGMKHPNPGVPQMQMAWDARELSDSLGLTDRHVFFNEGWVPYDERANFLLDADAGVSTHLMHVETSFSFRTRILDYLWAGLPIVSTGGDSFGELVATAELGVRVEAGDVAGLADAISRVLYDPEFAATAAANAVAMRERFTWPVALAPLVRFCAEAKRAADADGDLRRLARQPVIPTSALGRQLMRASTLRHEGGLGLVAGRTLARLRRVFGS
- a CDS encoding inositol monophosphatase family protein; translated protein: MPSPTDSLTDLELAAELVREAGALAAQMRREGLVTEHKTSISDVVSAADIAAEKLVVKRLRDERPQDGIVGEEGANHPGERTWFIDPVDGTYNFLWGLPYWCSALALADSGDALLGAVYHPTADELWLGGVDHPTTLNGQPLPKLRNQPLAAISVASYIHPETLPNDRTRLPLLRAIGGAATMRSLGSGSVELASVAAGRLGAWVQHDSKDWDWLPGVALVQAAGGATNVVELDGHRWHIAGSRQAVDEITGLILG
- a CDS encoding DUF4229 domain-containing protein, whose protein sequence is MKRLGAMWLYTLLRVLIFAVLFGLLWLVGVKGLLGALIAAVLSIPVSFVLLARPRAMFAATIEENIQTRLEKKQARAVELDPDAESGEFDTGEFESSEDEPAQDGGAYDDAHDDADGDAGSERLNPESGR
- the mqnE gene encoding aminofutalosine synthase MqnE encodes the protein MTQLRKDELTDKVNNGERLTRQDGEDLYDSDDLAWLGGLAHQVRQQKNGDVTFFNVNRHLNLTNVCTASCAYCSFERKPGQKDAYTMRVEEAVEKAVAMQGDGLTELHIVNGLHPTLPWKYYPRVLRELKAALPDVALKAFTATEVHYFESISGLSADEILDELIDAGLESLTGGGAEIFDWEVRKQVVDHNTHWEDWSRIHRLAHQKGLKTPATMLYGHIEEPRHRVDHVLRLRELQDETGGFQVFIPLRFHNDNNRLSHLSMAQPADVLKTFAVSRLMLDNFPHVKVFWVMHGLSTSQLALNYGADDMDGSVVEYKITHDADNFGTPDKLTRDDLLDLIRDAGFTPKERNTRYEVIREYDGPVSLAERRAAPQAIWA
- a CDS encoding DUF4232 domain-containing protein; translation: MRLMNAARRRLLPTLAALSIVLVGAVGCADATSTAGAGESSSDDLSATSIVNSPTATATASAPATATGSPTSPGTPTSTVSPTDVPATPSAPVAAACATSALKLSVDDLGGGGQQVFAAITLTNVSTSTCSLVGFPDVSPYAAGSQIGTKSEGSGAVDAPVLLAPNAAATSKLTDATSCNAPLSDTIKVTPPNQQTSLAAPFVLRACALQVTPLVAA
- a CDS encoding glycosyltransferase is translated as MSIPASSSPAVRTGVVSVVIVNYRGPADTNECLSRLGDLNWPTERLEVIVVDNNSGDDSVPLIRSAHPDILLIESEKNTGFAGGCNLGIKHASGEFVALINSDAKPDRDWLSEAVRTLSLDQTVGAVACKVLDWDGTHVDYVGGNVNFLGQGYKLEAEEPDSQAYNTPRDVLFSTGSATVFRTSVFREVGGFDERFFMFFEDVDLGWRLNMLGYRVRYVPTSLVYHKHHAAIAKFANYRERYLLERNGLLMVYKNLDGPGLERALAPALLMTLHNAMLLGGEDNSALDLEVNPVGDDEPNLSVNKLTMSAVHAIDYLATNLEEIEAERVEIQSRRVVSDMAIPGLVSGLLQSTYGLPGFHRRWLAATEIFGLNDMWARRRRVAIVTADTLADRMAGPAIRALHIAEELSHENDVKLVSTTRCDLTREGIECLFANDMQLRQIVDWCDIVVYQGFVVAVAPWIADTDKVLVVDIYDPMHLEQLEQTKNEPGDRDAVIEGTTNVINRDLARGDFFMCASEEQRHFWLGQLAGVGRLNPRNYDRDSSLASLLAVCPFGLSATDPIHTRPALRGVVPGISVTDKVIIWAGGVYNWFDPITLIKAVDRLRHEHADVRLFFLGMKHPNPNVPEMSMAWDARTLSDDLGLTGKFVFFNEDWVDYDDRQNYLLEADVGVSTHMLHVETTFSFRTRMLDYLWAGLPMVATGGDAFGRMIVAEGLGVAVDERDVDGLAEALERALFDEEFVAACRANVARVRVNFHWDRTLAPLVQFCRQASRAADFGIVAAKRRGLTRSPSLSSAGPVARNLHYARQRYSEGGVRGMVNFGVAKARRLAKSGVDKA
- a CDS encoding ABC transporter ATP-binding protein, with translation MTNDNAIVVEDVSKRFRLYRERNQSLKAALMRGKRARFDEFWALKDVSFEIPTGSTFGLVGENGSGKSTLLKCIAKILTPDTGSIRSVGSLAALLELGSGFHPEMSGRENVYLNGAILGMRKSEIERKFDAIVDFAGIETFIDQPVKNYSSGMYVRLGFSVAINIDPDVLLVDEVLAVGDQMFQEKCMEKFAEFRRAGKTVVIVSHAMGSMRTLCDKVAWLEHGRLLDVGDAGAIVDKYVDDGHEERVELETGATRWGSGEVVLTNTELLDAEGRATTRFYPGDKVTLRTHFSTTEPIDKPVFGFSIETLEGVYVWAHHSRDGNMVPDRLEGEGYVDLVFDSLRLQAGTFDLNVSVADYTTTHTYDFLRGAKRFDVLMRAPHESGGLVELGGHWQQPRYEGPKQTL